Proteins encoded together in one Triticum dicoccoides isolate Atlit2015 ecotype Zavitan chromosome 7B, WEW_v2.0, whole genome shotgun sequence window:
- the LOC119338589 gene encoding transcription factor RLM1-like: MPRKDRRSAIAYINDEKERDVTFFKRRGGLFKSVSELSVFTDARVAVVLETENERMHSFGMPSIDPIADGFLSGAPLAVPLADEATTTRVAQLQSEVARLDMNCMKEYKENQLSIKRMKQIQEQCPGMAANLIFSKEEDLSPGDLNNLSNEVSRVHEDIGHRLPQLHHGHKAMTGGASMIQNMLPSSGPPSDRMRTTPSPVHSLWDHHLLQHQMPSSPLPSPPGHIVTPGFPQVPPIFHPTPSALVPQLACQQETTPNQAHELPPPQDISVKDYVSPCNPVNPQQNDANSNSTSTYNLEASPVLVYSGGNDFTINGPFGYESWGYALLDQPFRNEFLETDASLGYNVVDVGQSSMGNGGWVDKPPKSSSSYMLVITSIIVLYLNKSWLHFHLEICNHFDNLLSPFEAIICMFNFLGVGP, from the coding sequence ATGCCGAGGAAGGATAGGCGGTCAGCTATCGCATACATCAATGATGAGAAAGAGCGTGATGTCACGTTCTTCAAGCGACGTGGCGGTTTGTTTAAGAGTGTTTCTGAACTCTCTGTCTTCACCGACGCTAGGGTTGCTGTCGTCCTAGAGACGGAAAATGAGAGGATGCATTCCTTTGGGATGCCATCTATTGACCCCATTGCTGATGGTTTTCTATCAGGAGCACCACTAGCAGTTCCACTTGCCGATGAGGCAACAACTACCAGAGTTGCCCAGCTACAAAGTGAGGTGGCTCGGCTTGATATGAATTGCATGAAGGAGTATAAGGAAAACCAACTCTCCATCAAGCGTATGAAACAAATCCAAGAGCAGTGCCCAGGTATGGCAGCAAACCTTATCTTCTCGAAGGAAGAAGATCTCAGCCCTGGAGATCTCAACAATCTATCCAATGAAGTCTCTCGTGTCCATGAGGACATTGGACATCGACTGCCACAACTACATCATGGACACAAAGCCATGACTGGTGGTGCAAGCATGATACAAAACATGCTACCATCAAGCGGTCCACCATCGGATCGCATGAGGACTACCCCTTCACCAGTGCACTCACTATGGGATCACCATCTTCTACAACACCAAATGCCTTCATCTCCACTTCCATCACCACCAGGACACATCGTGACACCAGGTTTTCCTCAGGTGCCACCAATATTCCATCCCACACCATCTGCTTTAGTGCCACAATTGGCTTGCCAGCAAGAGACCACACCTAATCAGGCACATGAGCTACCTCCACCACAAGATATAAGCGTCAAGGATTATGTAAGTCCTTGCAACCCAGTGAACCCGCAACAGAATGATGCAAACTCTAACTCAACATCTACGTATAATTTGGAGGCCTCTCCAGTGTTGGTCTACTCTGGTGGCAATGATTTTAccatcaatggcccatttggctatgaaTCATGGGGTTATGCTCTATTGGATCAACCATTCCGCAATGAATTTCTAGAGACGGATGCTTCCTTGGGCTATAATGTTGTCGATGTAGGGCAGTCTTCCATGGGAAATGGTGGATGGGTTGATAAGCCACCGAAATCTTCTTCTAGCTATATGCTAGTTATCACTTCAATTATAGTGCTATATTTAAATAAAAGTTGGTTACATTTTCATTTGGAAATTTGTAATCATTTTGACAATTTACTAAGTCCCTTCGAGGCAATAATATGCATGTTCAATTTTctaggtgttggaccatga